A single Tenacibaculum sp. 190524A02b DNA region contains:
- a CDS encoding DUF2795 domain-containing protein produces the protein MYWTLELASYLADAPWPATKDELIDYAIRTGAPLEVVENLQDIEDEGEAYDSIIEIWPDYPTEEDYLWNEDEY, from the coding sequence ATGTATTGGACACTTGAATTAGCATCTTATTTAGCAGATGCGCCATGGCCGGCAACAAAAGACGAATTAATTGATTATGCCATTCGTACGGGAGCCCCGTTAGAGGTAGTAGAAAATCTACAGGATATAGAGGATGAAGGAGAGGCTTATGATTCAATTATAGAAATTTGGCCAGATTATCCCACAGAAGAAGATTATCTTTGGAATGAAGATGAATATTAA